From Oreochromis niloticus isolate F11D_XX linkage group LG14, O_niloticus_UMD_NMBU, whole genome shotgun sequence, one genomic window encodes:
- the kcnj1a.1 gene encoding ATP-sensitive inward rectifier potassium channel 1, translating into MCGSIGTRIRKYLDERRNHRTRLVTKDGRCNIEYGNIKYSKHFAFLADFWTTLVEARWRFVFFNFTATHTLTWFIFGLLWYWIVRNNGDLTWQNPSPDHTPCVWGVAGLTTAYLYSLETQTTIGYGVRALTPHCPGAVALVTIQAVLGAIINCFMCGVIMAKISLPKKRAKTISFSPMAVISPRNDYLCLSIRVANLRKSLMIGSQIYGKLLRTTTTQDGETIIMDQVNIDFMVDSGKDNLFFICPLTLHHIIDKSSPFFEVAVDTLHNQDFELVVFLDGTAESTSASCQVRTSYIPREIMWGYSFLPIISRSRDDKYRVDFSNFSKVVPVATAHCAYCFHNIKGHHHHSREGQDNPGFEVIEITESQDATKM; encoded by the coding sequence atgtgtggATCCATAGGCACAAGAATCAGGAAGTACCTGGATGAAAGAAGAAATCACAGGACCAGGCTAGTGACCAAAGATGGCCGCTGCAACATTGAATATGGAAACATCAAGTACAGCAAACACTTTGCCTTCCTGGCAGATTTCTGGACCACCTTGGTGGAGGCCCGGTGGCGGTTCGTTTTCTTCAATTTCACTGCGACTCACACCCTCACCTGGTTCATTTTCGGTCTGCTGTGGTACTGGATTGTGCGTAATAATGGAGATCTGACCTGGCAAAACCCCTCACCAGATCACACTCCATGTGTTTGGGGTGTTGCAGGACTCACCACAGCATACCTCTACTCCCTTGAAACACAGACCACTATTGGGTATGGCGTACGAGCACTCACACCTCACTGCCCGGGTGCTGTTGCTCTTGTCACTATCCAGGCAGTCCTCGGAGCAATTATTAATTGCTTCATGTGTGGTGTTATAATGGCCAAGATCTCTTTACCTAAAAAGAGAGCTAAAACCATCTCATTTAGTCCAATGGCTGTGATTAGCCCCAGAAACGACTATCTTTGCCTTTCAATCAGAGTGGCCAACCTACGTAAGAGTCTGATGATTGGCAGCCAGATCTATGGTAAGCTCCTGAGAACGACAACCACACAAGATGGGGAGACAATAATCATGGATCAGGTGAACATTGATTTTATGGTGGATTCTGGGAAGGACAACCTCTTCTTCATTTGTCCTCTCACTCTCCATCACATAATCGACAAAAGCAGCCCCTTCTTCGAGGTTGCAGTCGACACACTCCACAATCAAGACTTTGAGCTGGTCGTCTTCCTGGATGGCACAGCGGAGTCCACAAGTGCTTCTTGTCAAGTGCGGACCTCCTATATTCCTCGGGAAATTATGTGGGGCTACAGCTTCTTGCCCATCATCTCAAGGAGCAGGGATGACAAATACAGAGTCGATTTCTCCAACTTCTCCAAAGTGGTGCCAGTAGCCACTGCACACTGCGCCTATTGTTTCCACAACATCAAGGGTCATCATCACCACTCCAGAGAAGGACAAGACAATCCCGGCTTTGAGGTGATAGAAATCACTGAGTCCCAAGATGCCACCAAAATGTAA
- the kcnj5 gene encoding G protein-activated inward rectifier potassium channel 4 yields MAGDSRVLMDHNMEIGVTPAQVKKLPKHLREPQISTERTHLIADPAKKPRQRYVQKDGKCNVHHGNVQETYRYLSDLFTTLVDLRWRLSFFIFTLVYVVNWLFFGFLWWLIALIRGDLVHGDEEGWTPCVENLNSFVSAFLFSIETETTIGYGYRVITEKCPEGIILLLVQAILGSIVNAMMVGCMFVKISQPKNRAETLMFSHNAVISVRDNKMCLMFRVGDLRNSHIVEASIRAKLIRSQQTKEGEFIPLNQTDINIGFDTGDDRLFLVSPLIISHEINEKSPFWEMSMAQMEKEEFEIVVILEGMVEATGMTCQARSSYLDTEVLWGYRFTPVLSLEKGFYEVDYNNFHDVYETNTPTCSAKEMAAKLREEPLLPQLSLLSPEPKMHTFDPLDRLSQQDPLSQDEENEERVSGGDRGETNGSAAALEELPLADGLSD; encoded by the exons ATGGCAGGAGATTCCCGCGTCCTAATGGACCACAACATGGAGATAGGCGTCACCCCTGCACAG GTGAAGAAGCTTCCCAAACATTTGAGGGAGCCTCAGATCTCTACAGAGCGAACCCACCTGATAGCTGACCCAGCGAAGAAGCCACGTCAGCGATACGTGCAAAAGGATGGCAAATGCAACGTTCATCATGGAAACGTGCAAGAGACCTACCGTTACCTCAGTGACTTGTTCACTACGCTGGTGGACCTACGTTGGCGTCttagtttctttattttcacaCTGGTCTATGTGGTCAACTGGCTCTTCTTTGGGTTTCTTTGGTGGCTGATCGCACTCATCCGTGGGGACCTAGTGCATGGCGACGAGGAGGGCTGGACCCCCTGTGTGGAGAACCTTAATAGTTTTGTCTCAGCCTTCCTCTTCTCCATTGAAACGGAGACCACCATTGGGTATGGTTATCGTGTAATCACCGAAAAATGCCCTGAAGGTATTATACTACTTTTGGTGCAGGCCATCTTGGGTTCCATTGTCAACGCCATGATGGTGGGCTGCATGTTTGTTAAGATTTCACAGCCAAAGAACCGTGCTGAGACCCTCATGTTCTCACACAACGCTGTCATATCGGTGCGAGATAACAAGATGTGCCTGATGTTTCGGGTGGGCGACCTGAGGAACTCTCACATTGTGGAGGCATCAATTCGAGCAAAGCTGATCCGCTCACAGCAGACCAAAGAGGGGGAGTTCATCCCGCTCAACCAGACTGACATCAACATTGGCTTTGACACAGGGGACGACCGGCTGTTCTTGGTCTCACCACTCATCATCTCTCATGAAATAAACGAGAAGAGCCCCTTCTGGGAAATGTCCATGGCGCAAATGGAAAAGGAGGAGTTCGAGATTGTGGTTATTCTCGAGGGAATGGTGGAGGCCACAG GGATGACGTGTCAGGCAAGAAGTTCGTACCTGGACACTGAGGTCCTGTGGGGTTACCGCTTCACTCCAGTGCTATCCTTGGAGAAGGGCTTCTACGAGGTAGATTACAATAACTTCCACGATGTCTATGAGACCAACACCCCCACCTGCAGCGCCAAGGAGATGGCGGCTAAACTTCGCGAGGAGCCGTTATTGCCACAGCTTTCACTCCTCAGCCCCGAACCCAAAATGCATACTTTTGACCCCCTAGACCGACTGTCACAGCAGGATCCACTAAGCCAAGATGAGGAGAATGAAGAGAGGGTTTCCGGGGGTGACAGAGGGGAGACCAATGGCTCAGCCGCTGCTTTAGAGGAGCTCCCACTTGCTGACGGACTGTCTGACTGA